Within Haematobia irritans isolate KBUSLIRL chromosome 2, ASM5000362v1, whole genome shotgun sequence, the genomic segment TGAACTGATCAGCGGCAACCAAGAACTCCAAATAACGCCAGCATCGCAAAATCCCATCGCAATAAGAAAAGTGATGGCAGTTCAAAAGGCAAAAGATGTCCGTGAAGTTGCCACAGCACCAATTTCAAAATTACGTCGCTTCACCATGGAAAACAAGCCAGCGATCCATCCTCATGGAACCGACTGTCAGGTCATCTTACCGGTAGTACTCTGTGAATTGGCTGCGGGTgaccaaaaaatttccttaacacTGGCCATTAACCCAGGTGTTCGCCACTCACACGTGTTATTTGAGTCGGTCGAGCATCTCCACTTCCGGTCAAAATGGGTCAAACATCTTCCACTTGGGGTTTTCCAAATCATCACTAAGAAGAAAACATGGTGGCAAGATTTGGTTTTCGTCGATAAGCTTCAAGTTGAAATCCCTCCACCAGTTGAAGACGAAATGTTGCCTTTTCTGTTAGAAACGAATGGCGTTACCAGAGATATGTGGGCCCATCCTATGCCACATGATTTTGGACCGATACATGGCATCATCGGTAGAGACCTAGTTCATAAAGTAATAGACGATTCAGCAGCGCGCTTGGACAATTATCCCTTCATCAAAGTTCAACACTCTCTTTTTGGCGCAGTCATCAGTGGATGCATCTGCAACCCATCATCAGTTCGGGCCCGGAGCATGTTGAATTCACATTCAACAGTggtttgatttttttcaaatttttaaatttttttatatttcatttcatttaatttcttatatttttttatatttcatttaatttcatatcatttttatatcaatttttcatattaattaatttgaatttgtcaatatttttgaatttcacATTTACCTACTTTTCTTAGTGTAAAGCCGACTTTAATTTTCATTCTTCATATCTTTCATTATATTGAATTCGCCGTAAGAACAATTGTCATCTTCATTTGCTTTAATTTAAGTTAGTTGCGTTTAACAGCTCAATAAAGTCGGTTCAATCCACCTTTGAATTAAACTCGAATTCTTTGGTTATTATTTTGTCGGAGCCGTCTTTCAACCCCAATATTTAATGAACTCCTAGCCAACTGGTGAAGAGTTCatcagggggctataccaaaacattgaccgatatggaccattttcgacacacctttttatagtcccacaatacctctagatttccaatttcaggcaaatcggatggtaaatataatttctagacgcccaagaaacaaaatcgggagatcggtctctatgggggctatatcaaaacatggaccgatacaaacGATTTtccacacacctccttatggtcctaaaatacctctagattttcaatttcagacaaatcggatagaaaatactgtttctagacgcctaagaagcaaaatcgggagatcggtctatatgggggctatactaaaacatggaccgatacggacctttttcgacacacctctttattgccccaaaataccactagatttccaatttcaggcaaatctgataaaaactacggtttttataggcccaagaccccaaatcgggaggtcggtttatatggggactatatcaaaacttggaccgatatagcccatctttgaacttgacctgcctgcaaaaaaaaaactaatctgtgccaaatttcgggacgatagcgccattattgaaggctgtagcgtgattacaacagacagacagacagacagacagacggacagacggacatgcttatatcgtcttagaatttctccctgatcaagaatatatatactttatatagtcggaaatcgatatttcgatgtgttacaaacggaatgacaaacttattatacccccgtcaccattttatggtggtgggtataaaaaaggacaTAGTATTCCAAGGTtttggttattatttttttttaattttttataacaaaaaaaaagatttttataaattttctctgTCCTATTGCACTgcccaattgtttgctagccaAACTTGTTAGTGGagcttaaatatttttattgttcttaaatattaaaaagttgAACTCTTCCAATATTCAAATATGTTATCGTTACGTAGCATAGTAGGCTCTGTAATATATGAATCCATTTCATACTGTTTTTTACTCTTCTCAATTTTATTGGGTATGGGTATAGGGTAATTTTTTCCCGTGGAGAAATCGGAGCTTTTCTCACTTGTGCTGGATGCTTTGACTAGGGCCGTTTTGTATGAATTCGGCTTCCGTTAATGGGTTTCTTGACGCCGAACGCGTCAAGAAACCgcttatcgatttttggccgaatgccgGAGCCGATTTTTCGATCGATCTATATTGCTTACCTCGATCTATATTGCTTACCAGAGAAGGACTATATTCGGAACAAACATGCTTCCAGAGCAACATGTaatttttggatggggaacatgttattttctcggaaattgtgTACCTGAATTCGGCGAGCATTTTAAGATTgtcaagaaaataaaatgtggtTGCATATTTTAGTTACACAACTGGTATTTTGCTCTAGAAACAGGTTTGAGATGGtcacattccttctctgcggAATTATTCTCTATGATCGTTGATGACAGTTGAGCCTCTATGTTTGATGGTTGATTCAGTCATGTGATTTGCAGGAAAATGTGTGCCCAACACTAGTACCTCCAATATCTTTCTACCAGTCTTTGTCCTACTGCTATCGTTGGGCCGTTAATGTAACCCGGAGCGTATTATTGCTATGTTTGGCATAAATGTTCATCATACGCCCCATATGTAacaattatccttataattgcaCAAATTCTTTTTTGCTGGATTTAACAAATATACACGAATTGCTTATAGGATATCATATAGTGGACTCTGTCTTTCAGCTTTCCTTACTTTAGAATACAttatatttggcaaaaattaaaGATTAAGTGGTAGCaaatcaaaataataattaataaagggGGAGCATGATCCAGAATGAATGAGaaaccaagtaaggaaagtctaaagtcggtcggggccgactatattataccctgcaccactttgtaaattcacattttcgatactatctcaaatcgatcaaatgtgttgggttctatatataaaggtttttgtcagtAAAAAAcacgtaagaaaagtctaaagtcgggcggggccgactatattataccctgcaccactttgtagatctatattttcgataccatatcacatcagtCAAATGTGATGGGTACTATAtatgaaggtttgtcccaaatacataaatttaagtatcactcgatttggatagaatttgatagacttttacaaaatctatagactcaaaatttaagttggctaatgcactagggtggaacacaattttagtaaaaacaagtaaggaaagtctaaaatcgggcggggccgactatattataccctgcaccactttatagatctaaattttcgataccatatcacatctgtcaaatgtgttgggtgctatatataaaggtttgtcccaaatacatacatttaaatatcactcgatttggacagaatttgatagacttttacaaaatctatagactcaaaatttaagtcggctaatggactagggtggaacacaatgttagtaaaaaaatgtgggaaacatttaaatctgaagcaatcttaaggaaacttcgcaaaagtttatttatgatatatatgtattagaagtttaggaaaatttgagtcattttttcaactattcgactaagcagtggcgattttacaaggaaaatgttggtattttgaccatttttgtcgaaatcagaaaaacatatatatgggagctatatctaaatctgaaccgatttcaaccaaatttggcacgcatagcaacaatgataattctactccctgtgcaaaatttcaactaaatcggagcaaaaattggcctctgcggacaaaggagtgtaaatcgggcgaaagctatatatgggagctatatctaaatctgaaccgatttggatgatattttgcaagtttttcgagaatcataaaatattcggatggacgaaatttgaggaagatcggttgatatacacgccaattatgaccagatcggtgaaaaatatatatggcagctatatctaaatctgaaccgattttttccaaaatcaatagggatcgtctttgagccgaaacaggaccccataccaaattttaggacaatcggactaaaactgcgagctgtactttgcacacaaaaatacatcaacagacagacagacagacggacagacagacagacagacatacagacggacatcgctaaatcgactcagaatttaattctaagacgatcggtattctaaaccatgggtctcagacttttccttcttggcgttacatacaaatgcacaaacttattataccctgtaccacagtagtggtgaagggtataaaaatatgggaaacatttaaatgtgaagcaattttaaggaaacttcgcaaaagtttatttatgatttatctctcgatatatatgtattagaagtttaggaaaattagagccatttttacaacttttcgactaagcagtggcaatttaacaaggaaaatgttggtagtttgacaatttttgtcgaaatcagaaaaacatatatatgggagctatatctaaatctgaaccgatttcagtcaaatttggcacacatgactatatttttaattgtactcctagtgcaaaatttcaaacaaattgggccaaaactctggcttctggggccatataagtccatatcgggcgaaaaatatatatggaagctatatctaaatatgaaccgatttcaatcaaatttggcacacatgactctactaccaattgtactccttgtgcaaaatttcaagctaatcgggataaaactctggcttctggctccatataagtgcatatcggacgaaagatatatatgggacccatatctaaatctcaatcgatttgaaccaaatttggcacgcatagctgcaatgctaaatcttggggcaaaactctggcttttaggaccatattagtccatatcgggcgaaagatatatatgggagctatatctaaatctgaaccgatttcaataaaattttgcacacttgactacactactaattgtactcctagtgcaaaatttcaaccaaattcggccaaaaatctggcttctggggccatataagtccatatcgggcgaaagatatatatgggagctatatctaactctgaaccgatttcttccaaaatcaatagggttctattctgacccaaattaggaaaatttgccaaatttgaatgaGATTGGACTTaaagtgcgacctagactttgatcacaaaaatgtgttctcagacggacggacggacagacggataaataaattatatttagctCTCacaactaaaaatataaaacgaAGATCGAACTagccagaaaataaaaaaaaattagctagTTGTTATTAGAATTTTGTATGTCCTGTAAAGTACGTCAACATTTAccacaaaaataattaacaaactttatttataagCTGTATTTGTAAGCTGTAACATATTCGATAGTCTTTAATTGCGTTacgtcaaaatatattttgagcgaaccaatagacataaaatggggTCGAGGATCAATATTGGTGGACCACATAGTAGTGAAGTATATATAAAAATccattttcatttataaatgTTCCTTTGATCTCTTCGATTGGGGTTAATTTTTATGTATCAAATTAGAAACACTGACTTAACTCTACCCGCCATGTATCTACATAGAAGTAACATAGACTGTTTCACCATCATACGAATCCATTATAGGCCATTTAACGATAAAACTTTGCTTTCCCCCTTTGTGTTTGTCAATATGGTAAAGTAAAAGCCCTTTGCAGCTATCGCTAGGTAAGTTTATGTAAAACTCGTTACATGTACTGCCCCCATCCTCCTCATTTGAACTCCGGCCCACACGAGTCTTTTGGTTTACATCTAGGCCTTCAGCTTTGCCCTTTGTGTTCTTTATAATGGCCCATTGGCGTCATAAGACACCGACTTAAACCACAcaactcatcagtgcaattaactAAAACTACTTAATGGGAATACTGGAAGAATAGAGATGAGTAGGAGGAAGCATTTGCTTCTGAATTCGGTTCAAAGTTCCATTAGTCCAGGGTTCCATGGTCTTTATTCAGGTTAAACATCATCATCAGGGCCAACCTTCTGCTAATATTTAAAGCAAGTTCGTATGTAGCTCATGTGATTGTGTATGTCTGTTTGTATCGCAGTTACATTACCACAAACCGAAGTAAGCCAAAAAGTGAATGGTGTTGAAGCAAAAATCATTTCTCAGCTTTTATGCATAAACTCGATAATGAGTGATTACGTTGCCATGATGCGATTTACAACAGCAACCAACTGGCCAACTTCAAATGCCAATACGTGGTCATCCTTTGTGAGTCTCATTTCTACATTGGCCTCTCATTGCAATTCATTTGAGGGGTAATGTTTGTATTTAACCTAACTTCTAATTATAACTAAAACTTGCATCCACTTCCACTTCCACTTCCACTTCCACTTGCAACCCACCCATTCAGATGCATGGCAGAGGGTCTATGGGCATTGAAGATTATGTCAGAGTATGTggctatagcagatattagcagCTGTCCAATAATAATATTCACTTTGTTGCATTTCAACCCAGATTTTAGAGCGTACGTGTGTATGGACATGCATTCCATGATGTTGAGATGCTACATGAAAACCAAAACTAATCCGGCATTAGGCGAAAAGGGGCCACAACActgttagaaatgaaatttgtagaaaattcctTCATTATGTAGTAATACATGGAATGCTGATTTCActtcattaataaaagaataaaGAGGAGGAGTATGAGATGGAGCCATCGTGATGCATTTGTTAGTATATCAATCTTACGGAAATacggctattgaaaatttccaaagataaaaaatcgaaatataaATTTCTCTACATTTTTAAATCTCGAAAAGTTGATATTTGCTTCGATAGGaaagcattttttttaattgatgacaCGGTGGTGCCCACCCTACATACTAACGGATATGGGTTCGATCTCAGCTTCAACTACACAAATTTGTTCAGCTGTGGAGAAGATACTTTGTAAAACTTGTGATATTTCTAAGCTTTTCAAGGCTTATCTAAACGGTTTCACTTTATAACGAaaagtcgttcggactcggctaaacatagaatcgggcagcactcattgataagagagaatttcttCGCTTGTGAtaacacaatggactgtataACGGGCTGTGACTACGAGTATACCTAACATAAACCCACCTATACTTCAAGcatcaaaaataattataattttttttagtacactgaaaaaattattgtagtGAGCCGACATCTTGGGCTGTCCTACAAAtacgcgaattttgcttagcatagaagacgcatttctctgatatcaaATGCTTTCCTTGttcagctttatactcgtgcaaaaaggcaatagggaaaaagtggggactaaaaccaaaaattgtacattggctatacacggcagtggttagacctataacgcagccgacaagtttagacaaagttcagcgtatggcgtgcttgtgtatctcaggtgcattcagcaagacaggaacaaactcccttaatgtcatactgcatctattgcctttagacattttggccaaacagtcagctgcaacaacggctgtgcggttgcgcgagctatcgctgtggtcggaaaaaagttacggtcacagttcggtcctcaaaataatgccagatgtgcctaacgtagtggattacactttggcgagtccacttttcgacaaaaagtttgagactctaattcccaacagtgaggcgtggtgtacacggaccccggggaataaaaggtatatagatttctacactgatggctccaaattggatggccaagtgggtttcggagtatattgtaaagatctggaacttcgaatagcgaaaagattacctgatcactgtagtgtttttcaggctgaaatattagcaataagagaagtggtgaattggctgagaagtaatgctccaagcaatattggcattaatatatactcagacagtcaacctgcaataaaatccttggactctgtgttcctcaactcgaaaacggccatcgactgccgcaaatctctcaatgagatggctgagcagcacaatattcacctaatatgggtgcctggccacaggaacataccggggaacagatgagctagcaaggctaggaactaccttacatattctaggggaactagaatctgttgatgtgcctctggctacctgcaagctcttactgcgtgagaaggctgtcatgatggcaaatgttcgatgggagaattgtaagggttgtaacgacaccatgcaaatatggccccatttaaacttaaaccgcacactagatagttaaaccgcacactagtgttctcgagacgccagatttcactcctgatatctgctataacgggtcgctgcctgatagccgattttgcaaaaactattggtgcgaagtataatgactattgtatgagctgtcatgatgcggaggaaaaggaatcaataaaacacctcttgtgtgagtgtcctgcattatgtgtaaggcgtaagcaaaattttgggggatttagcttcagattacctggaaaacgttaacttaagcagtctgctaatgtttttggaacaatctggttggttcaacagaagaaaataatcgagaaggttcaacggttaaaactagaagtgcccgtatgtaataggtacttttagttaatgtaatatcacaatggactgaatagtctaagtgagcctgaatcttaatcgggctgccactttaacctaaccttaacctaaccttccttgTTCAAAAGGCGATAAGTCGATAAgtctttttgtccttataattaagtgattcgacttaaaattaaatatctttacatgaaaggaaattttatttactaagatcaacttgcctttaataattcataaaaattaatgaaatcgtctttaaatttgtagactctttgcat encodes:
- the LOC142227384 gene encoding uncharacterized protein LOC142227384 — its product is MQQHQHNGAPPRRGRCQLCSKNHLLKRCPEFRWMLPKERYEVAKNLNVCLNCLTDWHQLDDCHSSNRCSVCSRLHHTMFHHEDVHVNSPPGLKRFSAKLQQMISDGTLAKLYELISGNQELQITPASQNPIAIRKVMAVQKAKDVREVATAPISKLRRFTMENKPAIHPHGTDCQVILPVVLCELAAGDQKISLTLAINPGVRHSHVLFESVEHLHFRSKWVKHLPLGVFQIITKKKTWWQDLVFVDKLQVEIPPPVEDEMLPFLLETNGVTRDMWAHPMPHDFGPIHGIIGRDLVHKVIDDSAARLDNYPFIKVQHSLFGAVISGCICNPSSVRARSMLNSHSTVV